Part of the Posidoniimonas polymericola genome, GAAGTGGGCGATCGAATCGGCGTCGCAGGCCGACCGTCCGGCGTACCGCCGCTACCGCCCGGTCTACCACCGCATCGAGCGTCCCCGCCGCTTTGGCTACCTGGCCGACCGCGAGCTGGCCGACGAGCCCCGCGCCCAGGTCGTCCGCGCCCGCCCCGAGCACCGCGTGCGGCGCGACTACGCCGACTACCGCAACGAGTACCGCGGTGGTTTCCGTGAGCGGTTTGACTGGCGTGACGCCTACGACTACGACGTCTACGGCCCGCGCGGGGTCGAGCCGGCCGACTACGAACGAACCCTGGACGAGACCGCCGTGGGCGTCTCGCTGCCGGTCTACATGGTTTGACCTGTAGAGGACGAACGTTAGCGATTGTGGGAACCCAGCAGCGCCCCGGTGGCAATCCGGCCACCGGGGCGATTGTGTTGACGATCCCCCAGACAACCAGCAGAGCAGGAACCCAATGCCACGACTGAATGCAACCGTGATGATGTTGGCCGCGTGGGGCGGGCTGATGGCGGCGGCGGTCGCCGAAGACTGGCCGGCGCCGGTAAGGGAAACGAATCCGCAGCTGCGGCCGTCCGACGAGCAGTTCCTGCTGCAGATGCGCAAGTCGATGTCCTCGGAGGCTCCCAAGTGGCTCTCCGAATCGCCCGAGCAGCAGGAGCAGTGGTTCCGCGAGGGGCTGAAGCACGCGGCCCACAGCTCGCCGGCGCAGCCGTCTTCGGCCAGCCCCAACTGGCCGAACTCCCATCCTTCTGGTCTCCATTCAGCCGGCTACAGCGATTGGGGCTCTGCCCCGGCGCCCGCGGCCGGCCCCTATTCCCCGTCCCCCGCACCAGCTAGTTGGGCCCCCGCCCCTAGCGAGGCGGCCCCAGAGCCTTGGCGGCGGCTGCTGGGCGCGTCTGAGCAGCTCGGGCACATCGCCCACGACCTGGATCAGCAGGGGTTGTGGAGCGAATCGGACGTGGTCCGTACCGCCGCGGCCGAGCTCCGCGTGCGGGCTCGTCGGCTGGCAGCCGGCGACCCGGACAGCGATCCCGACCACGCTCCGGAGACGGAATAATCGCGCCAGCCGGCGCCCTCTCATTCTCCCGGCGACCTTCCCGCCGCCCGCTTCGTTGACGCCTGGCCCATCTGCCATTACTCTAGGCAGGATAGGGGGTTAGGTCGCGCGCCCGGCGTGACGCTCTTCCTTCGCCGGGAATCGGTTGCGGTGCGAACCGCGAAACCGTCCTCCAGGCCGCGACTCTTCGGCGGAACAGGCATCTACGCGGTGCGCCTTGGCGCGCCGCCTCAACCAGCATTGCTGCAATCGAGTTACACGTATGAACGTCGGTGACTTCCTAATTGAGAAGGGCCTGATCAGCCAGGAGCAGCTCTCCGAAGCCAAGGGGATCGCCAAGAACAAGGGCGAAAAGGTCCAGGACGTGCTGGTCGAGCTCGGCTACGTCTCGGCCGAGCAGGTCATGCAGGCCTTGGCCGACATGAACCACTACGAGTTCTTCGACCTCCGCGACGTGCCGATCCCGCCGTCGGTGGTGGAGCTCGTGCCCGAGTCGGTCGCCCGGGAGAACTACATCATCCCGCTGGCCGAAGAGGATGACGCGCTGAAGGTCTTGATCAGCGACCCCAACGACATTGAGACCATCGACAAGCTGCAGTTCATCCTCAACCGGAAGATCAACATCGCTCTCGCCACGAAAGAGAGCATCATTGAGGCGATCAACCGCAACTACGGCCAGGGGATGGACGAGTCCGCCGACTCGATGCTGCAGGAATTCACCGACACCGCCATCGACTTCACGGAGACTGAAACCGAGTCCGACGACGACGACGAGGACGTCGACGAGGCGAGCGCGCCGATCGTCCGCTTGGTGCAGCTGATGATCGCCGAGGCGGTCCAGTTGCGGGCGTCCGACATCCATGTCGAGCCGTTCGAGGACCGGGTGCGGATCCGCTACCGGATCGACGGGGTGCTGGTCGAGCGTGACAGCCCGCCTCGGCGGCTGCTGGGCGCCCTGCTGTCCCGCATCAAGATCCTGGCCAAGATGGACATCGCCGAGCGGCGCCGCACCCAGGACGGCCGCATCAAGATCACCGCTGGTGGCAAGGAGCTCGACCTCCGCGTCAGCATGCTGCCGACCAACCACGGCCAGTCGTGCGTCATGCGGCTGCTCGACAAGGACAACATCAAGATCGGCGTGCGGCAGCTGGGCCTCTCCGAGAAGGACTTTGCGACATTCCGCAATTTGATCCGCCGGCCCAACGGCATCCTGCTGGTGACCGGCCCGACCGGGTCCGGCAAGACCACGACCCTGTACGCGTCGCTCAACGAGCTCAACCGGCCCGACCGCAAGATCATCACCGCCGAGGACCCGGTCGAGTACTACCTGCCTGGGGTCAACCAGGTCGAGGTGAAGCACAACATCGGACTCGACTTCGCGTTGATCATCCGGGCGATGCTCCGTCAGGCTCCGAACGTCATCCTGGTGGGTGAGATGCGGGATTACGAGACTGCATCGATGGGTATCCAGGCCTCTTTAACTGGACACTTGGTATTCAGTACGCTGCACACCAACGATGCGCCCGGCGCCGTGACACGAATGGTCGACATGGGTGTCCCCGCCTACCTAGTGGCCGGTAGCGTCATTGGAATTATGGCCCAGCGTTTGGTGCGTGTTGTGTGTTCAAAATGTAAACAACCGTACACCCCTACGGAAAACGAATTGGCGGCCGCCGGCATCACCCCTGAGATGGCCGCGGACGCCACCTTCATGAAGGGCCGTGGCTGCAACCACTGCGGCGGCGGCGGCTACCGGGGACGTCTAGGCGTCTACGAATTGATGGTGATGACCGGGCCGATCCGCGAGCTGGCGTTCAAGGGCGCCTCGACGCAGGAGATCAAGCGGACCGCGATAAAGAATGGCATGACAACGCTTTACGACGACGCGATTCAGAAGGTCCTGGCTGGCATCACGACCATCGAAGAGGTTTTCCGCGTCGCCAAGAAGGACTGACGCGGATGGCCGCGGTCGGCGAGGTTCGGCGGGGATGTGCCGCGTGGCGAATGGGCGCCGATAGGCGTCCGCCGCCAGCGAAAGCGGCGCCTGGGGCGACGCTTGGCGGGTGGTCGGGGGCGTTAGCCGCGCAGCGCAAGGCACGGAAATCGGCCAGCACGGCCTGGGGGCGGACACCCGACCGTGGGGCGCCAAAACGTTGAGTTTACGAGATTGCTAGCGAATAATAGCAGTGCCGACCAACGGCCTGTGTTGCTGGCTGCTCGCAAGAGAAGGGTGTCATACCTCCAGAGTGATCTGGGGGCCTCCAGAGTGATCTGGGGGCCTCCGGAGCGATCCGGCGGGGTGACTCCGCAAGCGAAGGCTCAGGTTAACTTTACGGCGGCATTGTCGGACGGGCAGTCTTTTCAGGGGCCGCTGCCCCCACCGACACCGGAACAGAACAGACTACCGGGCGACCGTCTTACCGTGGCTGTATGCCAGCGGGCCTCTGTGGGGCCGCGCGGCGACGCCGCTCAGGGCTGCTACGGAAAGTCAGGGACTATGGGCACGATCCTCATCGATAAGCTGCTCTCTGCTGTCGTCAAGCAGGGGGCGAGCGACCTGCACATCACGGTGGGCCAACCACCGGTGCTGCGTATTAGTGGTCGCATGCAGAAGCTCAAGACCAAGGTCTTGGAGCCGAGCGACACCATGGCACTGATGAAGAGCATCACGCCGGACCGCTGCCAGCAGGAGTTCCAGGAGACCGGCAGCACCGACTTCGGCTTCGCGTTCGGCGACGAGGCGCGGTTCCGCGTCTCGGTTTTCCGCCAGCGTGGCATGTGCGCGATGGTGCTGCGGCAGATCCCGGTCGACCTGTGGACAATGGACCAGCTGGGCGTGCCGGAGATCTTCAAGAAGCTCGTGCTGCGTCCGCGTGGCTTGATCCTTGTGACCGGCCCGACCGGTTCGGGTAAGTCGACCTCGCTGGCGGCGATGGTCGACTACATCAACGACACGGTCGACCACCACATCATCACGATCGAAGACCCGATCGAGTTCCAGCACAACCACAAGAAGTCGACGATCAACCAGCGCGAGGTCGGCACGGACGTGACGTCGTTCGCCGAGGCGATCCGCCGCGCCCTGCGTCAGGACCCGGACGTGATCCTGGTCGGCGAGATGCGTGACCTCGAGACGATTGAAGCCGCCATCACGGCGGCGGAAACCGGCCACATCGTGTTCGGCACGCTGCACACCTCCAGCGCGGCGGGCACCATCAACCGCATCATCGACATCTTCCCGACCAACCAGCAGGAGCAGATCCGCACCCAGCTGGCGTCTTCGATCATCGGCATCATGTGTCAGCAGCTGCTCAAGAAGGAGGGCGGCGGCCGCGTCGCGGCCCACGAGGTGCTGGTCGTGACGCCGGGCATCGGCAACCTGATCCGCGAGAACAAGATCTTCCGCATCACGTCCAGCATCCAGACCGGCGCCAAGCACGGCATGAAGCTGCTGGACGACCACATCTTCAAGCTCTGGGCGGACGGCGTGGTCTCGCAGGAGAACGCCATCGCCAAGTGCAACTCGCCGGACGAACTGCTCAAGCGGATGGCCTCCGCCGAGCGGGGCATGTTCGACGACCCCGACGCCGAGCCCGAACAAGACTAGTCGCACCCCGGGCTGGGCCGCGGCCTATCCCGCAGAGATTCCACCCGAGAGCAGAACAGAGCGAGTCAACCTACTATGGCAATGCGACGCCTTGGCCAGATCCTGGTCGACATGGGATTCATCACCGACGAGCAGCTCGAGCTGGTGGTCGATGAGCAGAAGCAGCACCCCGGGCAGCCGATCGGCCGGGTCGCGATGGACATGGGCCTGGTCACCGAGGACCAGCTGGTCCAGGCGCTGGCCGAGCAGATGTCGCTGCAGACGGTCTC contains:
- a CDS encoding GspE/PulE family protein; its protein translation is MNVGDFLIEKGLISQEQLSEAKGIAKNKGEKVQDVLVELGYVSAEQVMQALADMNHYEFFDLRDVPIPPSVVELVPESVARENYIIPLAEEDDALKVLISDPNDIETIDKLQFILNRKINIALATKESIIEAINRNYGQGMDESADSMLQEFTDTAIDFTETETESDDDDEDVDEASAPIVRLVQLMIAEAVQLRASDIHVEPFEDRVRIRYRIDGVLVERDSPPRRLLGALLSRIKILAKMDIAERRRTQDGRIKITAGGKELDLRVSMLPTNHGQSCVMRLLDKDNIKIGVRQLGLSEKDFATFRNLIRRPNGILLVTGPTGSGKTTTLYASLNELNRPDRKIITAEDPVEYYLPGVNQVEVKHNIGLDFALIIRAMLRQAPNVILVGEMRDYETASMGIQASLTGHLVFSTLHTNDAPGAVTRMVDMGVPAYLVAGSVIGIMAQRLVRVVCSKCKQPYTPTENELAAAGITPEMAADATFMKGRGCNHCGGGGYRGRLGVYELMVMTGPIRELAFKGASTQEIKRTAIKNGMTTLYDDAIQKVLAGITTIEEVFRVAKKD
- a CDS encoding DUF2513 domain-containing protein, producing the protein MKRDLDLARQLLFDIEANGANCALSTLRAGATELADECVRYHLRLLIDAQFVKEIERTNSGVPCVRLTNSGHELLELARSDARWHDACRCVAETSGGESLTVIRALLVKWAIESASQADRPAYRRYRPVYHRIERPRRFGYLADRELADEPRAQVVRARPEHRVRRDYADYRNEYRGGFRERFDWRDAYDYDVYGPRGVEPADYERTLDETAVGVSLPVYMV
- a CDS encoding type IV pilus twitching motility protein PilT, with protein sequence MGTILIDKLLSAVVKQGASDLHITVGQPPVLRISGRMQKLKTKVLEPSDTMALMKSITPDRCQQEFQETGSTDFGFAFGDEARFRVSVFRQRGMCAMVLRQIPVDLWTMDQLGVPEIFKKLVLRPRGLILVTGPTGSGKSTSLAAMVDYINDTVDHHIITIEDPIEFQHNHKKSTINQREVGTDVTSFAEAIRRALRQDPDVILVGEMRDLETIEAAITAAETGHIVFGTLHTSSAAGTINRIIDIFPTNQQEQIRTQLASSIIGIMCQQLLKKEGGGRVAAHEVLVVTPGIGNLIRENKIFRITSSIQTGAKHGMKLLDDHIFKLWADGVVSQENAIAKCNSPDELLKRMASAERGMFDDPDAEPEQD